GCTCTCTGTAAACCGCCCACCGTCGATGACTCGCGGTGGGGTAAAATGGCTCCCCACTTGCGAGCTTGGGGGCCTCGTTCTGCGAGGATCCCCTCCGAGGTCCTGCCCCGGCTGTTCACGCCCTTCTTCACGACCATACCCCGCGGCAAGGGCACGGGGCTGGGGTTGGCGCTCTGCCGGCAGTACGTCGAGGGCGCGGACGGAAGGATCTGGGCCGAGAACCGCGAGGAGGGCGGCGCCGGCCAGGGTGTCCACCGTGCAGGCATCCCCATCGTCGCAGGTCGCCGGACAGGCGGACGGGGGATCGCAGGTCTCGCCCGGGTCGAACTCGCCGTTGCCACACGGGGAGCACTCGCTGGTGTCCAGGGTTCAGTCGGAAGCACAGCTCAGTTCGCCGTCGCCGAAGCCGAGAAGGGTGCAGGTCTGGCCGGCGAGGTCGGCACCATCGCAACGCTCGCCCTCCCCGACGATGCCATCCCCGCAGGTCGGTTCCGCGCCGCTCTCGCCGCAGCTGGACCCCAGGACCAACAGGGCCAACGCGAAGAAGAGCGACTCGCCCCGCCGGGTCCGGAACGAGCGACCGCAACGACGCCTGCCAGCACCAGCAACCTCCGTCGCCATCACACATCCTCCTGGGAGTGGGGAAGATGACCGCCGCAGACCCCCGGCTCGAGGCCGGGGGTCCATACTACTCCAGATCGACGGGCCGTCAGGTCGACGGTGCCCTTGGGGGGCGGGCTGGTGGGCAGGCGCAGGTGCTCCAGGATCTTCCGGATCACCCCGGGGTCCGTGATCACGGCGAGCACCTCGAGCTTGCCGCCGCAGTGCTTGCACACGGTGATGTCGAGCTCGAAGACGCGCTTCAGGAGGGTCTTCCAATCGAGGTGGCGGGGGCGGACCTCCAGAGGGGCGCCCGAGGCGGGCGGCGACGCCGACCCCGGGCCAACCTCGTCCCCTCCCCTTCTCCCCCGAGGGGGTGAAGCAGGGTCGGGCGCAGCGGCCCGCGCGGCCATGAGAGAGAGGGCGGGGCGGTGCTTGCTGTTGGGCGCGAGGACGCCGTTTTAGCGGAGCAGGTTCTGGCCCCTGGGGCGAGGCCGTCGCGGTCATCGGCGCCGACGGCGACACCGGCATGGAGGCTGTAGCCGAAATGAAAGGCCGAGAGCCCCTTGCGCTCGAAGGTCACCTCGTCGTCGAGGCCGGGCGTGAAGAGCTGCTCTCCGACGGCGCGTCCCAGCTCCAGCCGCTCGACATCCAGCTCGTCCTCGACCTCGGGCTCCCAGGCGCCGAGGGCCTTCAGCTTCCGGCCGACGCGCCGCCAGACCTTCAAGACCAGCTCATCGAGGTCCCGGGGCGTGGGCGCCGGCAGCGGGTGGAAGATCATCGGCCCGGTATCGCCCTCCCGCGTGTAGACCCCGTCGGGGAGGAAGCTGTGGAAGTGGACATTCAGATTCAGCGCGTCGCCGATGCGCTGGATGCAGGTCAGAGAGCAGCAGAGGGGGTCGCGCACGCCGAGCCGGCGGGCCTGGAGCCGCTGCCAGTTGTAGTAGCTCCGCACGACGACGGAGTGCACCGGGCTGACCAGCTCCGGTCGGGTGACCAGGAGGTAGCGCTGCCTCCGGGGCAGCGCGAGGACGAACTGCCGGTAGGGTGCCGGCGGCAGGACCCGGTCGACCAGATGCGCGGCGGTCTCGTACATCTTGCGGGTCTGGCAGCTCGGGCAGAGGCGACCCTTGCAGGAGAAGGGCAGGAGCTGCTCGTGGCCGCAGCCGCCGCAGCGCAGGCGGGAGAAGCCGTTCGAGAGGATGCCGCAGTCGAGATAACCCTCGAGGGCCTCGACGACGTGGCGGGGAAGATCGGGGCGCAGCTCTCGGAAGGCCGGCAGGTGCTCGCGCACGATCCGGTGGAGGAAGCCGAGGGCCGGGGCGCGGGGACGGTAGGGGCGCCCCGGCTCGGTCTGGGGGGAGCCGAGCAAGGGACGCGGGCCGATTCACGTGGCGTGCCGAGACCGCCCGGTGCGAGTCCAATCGGGGACTTGCTGGCTTCGATGGGCTCTGGAGTGGGCCAGTTCTCGGACCGGAGTCCGATTTCACGAGTCGATCGCTGCCGCTCGGTCAGCGACAGGACGGATGTCGTACCCATCCGCTAGAATGAGGGCATGAGTTCCCCAGCCGAGAAGCTCTACGAGCAGGCCCTGGCCCTTCCCGAGGATGAGCGCCTGCGTCTGGGCGAGATCCTCCTCGACAGTGTTCCCCGAGAGATGGCCGAGGAGATCGAGCTCGCCTGGAGCCAGGAGGTCCTGCGCCGCCTCGAGGAGATCCGGAGCGGCAAGGTCGAGCCGCTCGACTGGGACGAGGTTCGGGCGAGCCTGCGCGCCAAGTTCTCGCGCAAGTGAGGCTGGGTCTACACGGCGAGGCCGCCCTCGAACTCGAGGAGGCCATGACCTACTACGAATCCCACCGCAGGGATCTCGGGCTGGCGTTCCTCGCCGCCATCGAGCGCACGGTCGACCTCGCCGCAGAGTCGCCTCGATCCGGCCCCCTGGTGATGGGGCCCGCCGCGGACCTGGGGGTCCGGAAGTTCGTCGTTACCGGCTTCCCCTACCTCGTGCTCGTCGCCTGCGAGGACGAGCCACCTCAGGTCATGGCGATCTCTCACACCTCCCGCCGCCCGGGCTACTGGGAGGACCGGCTGAAATAGCGCAAGTCCTCGGGATGCACCCGGATCGCCCGGCCCACCCGGACATGAGGAAGCGCTCCGCTGCGCACGAGGGCGTTGACGGTGAACCGGGACACCCCGAGCCGGTGCGCCACGTCCCGGACGGTCAGGAGCGGCTCGAGCGTACCCTCCAGAGGCACTGTGCGGCTCTCCGTCGGCCGTTCTCCCCCTGCCCCGCGCCTGGCCCCCTCGAATCGGTACGCCTCCGGTACGCCTGAGTGAGTGCAGTCCGGTGCAGTGACGTGCACCACGGGCTCGGAGTCGGGCTCCTCGACCGGAGTGTTTTCAGGGTTTTGCAGCGGGGTGCAGTCGGGTGCAAGCCCCGCCGGGCCCCCTCTCACGCCGAAAACATGGGTTCGAGTCCCGTAGGGGTCACCATCTAGAAGCCCCCTGGCATCCGCCAGGGGGCTTCTTTTTTCCGTCGGCTGCCGATCCGCCTCCCGGGCGATGGCCCGGCGCTCGAGCGGGGCTCAGCCCTGGACGCCGATGTAGTCCAGCCAGTCGCTCCTCGGGTTGAGCAGCCGCAGCTCGACGCGCAGCTCGCAGTCGATGCTCTCCAGCCCGGCGATGCCCTCGTACTCGAGGTCCGTGCTGCTGAAGGGGACGCCGAAGGCGTAGCCCAGGACCATCCGGCCGGTCTTCGGATCGACCACTCCCTCCCAGGCGTGGCCGGAGTAGGCGTGGCCGGAGTAGGCGTGGCAGGTGAAGCGGCCGCCGGCGTCCGGCAGGGTGCAGTCGGTCTTGCGCCCATTCGACTCGGGGAAGGAGTCCATCCGCAGGAAGAAGTCGACCGTGTAGTCGTTGCACTCGCGGTCGTGCTCGAGCAGCGCCGCCGCTCCACAGGAGGGCACCACCTCGGTGGTGTCCCTCGGCTGGGGCCGCACGCTGTCAGCCGTACATCTCCATCCGCATCGCCTCGCCGCGCAGCAGCCGGGCGATCTCGTCGTGACCCCTGGCCTCGGCGACGTCGGCGGCGGTCAGGCCCTCCACGTCCCTGGTGTCGATCAGGCCGAGGCGCTGCGGCCAGGTGCCGGTGCCCGGCAGGCTGTAGATCATCTCCTTCACGGCCTCGAGGTCACCCTGCTCCGCCGCCCGGAAGAGAGGTGTGCGGCCCCGCTGATCCTTCACGAAGAGGGGTGATCCGCTCATGGAGACCTAGCCTTCCCGGCCGGCGAGGGCCATCGGGCGATAGGGGATCGCGAGGAAGGCCGAGGCCTCCTTGGCGGACTTCGTGGCGGCGGCGAGGTGGCGGTGGCCGGGGCCGTGGATCGGCTTGCCGCTCCCCTCGAGGGTGACGCGGAAGCGGCCCCGGTGCTCGGTGACGGTGACCCGCGTCAGTTCACCCCAGGGCGTCCAGTCGGGGGCCCTCCCGAGGAGGCGGTGCCAGGGCCGCCAGACCCGCACGGCCCGCTTCTCGGCGTCGAGGACGACCTCGGTCTCGACGCTGGAGAGGGCGTAGAGGCCCCAGCCCGCCAGCACCACGGTGACCAGGAGGCGGCGCATCCGCAGGGCGAAGAGGGCGCCGGCCACGCCCAGGAGGCCCAGGGCCAGCTGGAGCGAGGGAGAGAAGCGCAGCCCGCCCAGGCGCAGCTCGCCGCTCGGGGCGAGCGCCCGGCGGCCCTCCTCCACGGCCTCGGAGGGCCCGGCCGCCTCGGCGATCTCTGCCAGCTCCTCGTCGTCGAGGCTCTCGCTTCGATCCGCCTCGGCCCGGAACTGGCCGACCAGGTCCCGGGCCTCGGCCAGCCGGCCCTCGGGGACGAGGAGCACGCCGTGGCGCTTCGCCGAGTGATCCACCCAGCCACCGGCCAGGGCCGACTCGTTGCCTCCGCGGATCATCGCCGGGATCCGGCGGCTCTCCAGGAGGGCCACCAGGTGCTGCCCCTCGAAGGGGTCGCGCAGCTCGACCACCTCTCCGTAGCTGCTCGCGTCC
The Deltaproteobacteria bacterium DNA segment above includes these coding regions:
- a CDS encoding transposase zinc-binding domain-containing protein translates to MLGSPQTEPGRPYRPRAPALGFLHRIVREHLPAFRELRPDLPRHVVEALEGYLDCGILSNGFSRLRCGGCGHEQLLPFSCKGRLCPSCQTRKMYETAAHLVDRVLPPAPYRQFVLALPRRQRYLLVTRPELVSPVHSVVVRSYYNWQRLQARRLGVRDPLCCSLTCIQRIGDALNLNVHFHSFLPDGVYTREGDTGPMIFHPLPAPTPRDLDELVLKVWRRVGRKLKALGAWEPEVEDELDVERLELGRAVGEQLFTPGLDDEVTFERKGLSAFHFGYSLHAGVAVGADDRDGLAPGARTCSAKTASSRPTASTAPPSLSWPRGPLRPTLLHPLGGEGEGTRLARGRRRRPPRAPLWRSAPATSIGRPS
- a CDS encoding addiction module protein, with protein sequence MSSPAEKLYEQALALPEDERLRLGEILLDSVPREMAEEIELAWSQEVLRRLEEIRSGKVEPLDWDEVRASLRAKFSRK
- a CDS encoding helix-turn-helix domain-containing protein, translating into MEGTLEPLLTVRDVAHRLGVSRFTVNALVRSGALPHVRVGRAIRVHPEDLRYFSRSSQ